In Salvelinus namaycush isolate Seneca chromosome 17, SaNama_1.0, whole genome shotgun sequence, one genomic interval encodes:
- the LOC120061992 gene encoding nanos homolog 1-like, which translates to MDFLNHNYLSARNPYDYTFNFWNDYLGLSTLVTKNNKHMMPESPNSITESLKATLGLDDSPACACVISGSSEGGHLDCCCPSVSPLPTSILDLKERFSILSPFQNQIGGVPLQDRDLGFGGSFAGFDLFGVERKMRKPTSRNKQEPKICVFCRNNGAPEEVYGSHVLKTPDGRVVCPILRAYTCPLCSANGDNAHTIKYCPLSKDQPAQRPLKGGRAVGGKRMKIF; encoded by the coding sequence ATGGATTTTCTCAATCATAACTATTTGAGTGCGCGCAACCCATATGACTATACATTTAATTTTTGGAACGACTATCTGGGTCTGTCGACGTTGGTCACGAAGAATAACAAGCACATGATGCCCGAAAGCCCGAACTCCATCACCGAGTCCCTGAAAGCAACTCTGGGTTTGGATGACTCCCCAGCATGTGCGTGCGTAATCTCGGGCAGTAGTGAAGGCGGACACCTGGACTGCTGTTGTCCATCTGTGAGTCCCCTGCCTACCTCCATCCTGGACTTGAAGGAGCGCTTTTCAATTCTGAGCCCATTCCAAAACCAAATCGGTGGTGTCCCACTACAAGACCGGGACTTGGGCTTCGGGGGAAGCTTTGCAGGATTTGACCTGTTCGGAGTGGAGAGGAAGATGCGCAAGCCAACGTCGAGGAATAAACAGGAGCCCAAAATCTGTGTCTTCTGCAGGAATAATGGTGCACCGGAGGAGGTGTATGGCTCCCACGTTCTGAAGACACCAGACGGGAGGGTGGTGTGCCCCATTCTTCGCGCTTATACATGCCCTCTTTGTAGCGCCAATGGTGATAATGCGCACACAATTAAGTACTGTCCACTCTCCAAAGATCAACCAGCCCAGCGACCAttaaagggagggagggcagtGGGTGGTAAACGAATGAAAATATTCTAG